From the genome of Kluyveromyces lactis strain NRRL Y-1140 chromosome F complete sequence:
AGGTCAAGACATTAACAGGGAAGGAAATCTCCGTAGATGTTCAAAGTTCAGAAACGGTCTATCATATCAAAGAGCtattagaagaaaaagagggTATTCCACCATCACAGCAGAAGTTGATCTTCCAGGGCAAACAAATGTATGTTAATTAACTGATAATTCAGAACTGAGAAGagtttgatatcaaattaaTGTAGGGACTCTTTTACTAACTAGTAAGTAATGCTATCTTTAAATCAGAGATGATAACGCAACAATCGGCAGTGCCGACTTGCAAGATGGATCTCTTTTACATCTTGTTCTAACTTTAAGAGGCGGTTGTTGAGAGCCATGTGTCATTGCATTGCGAAACCTCAAGATACGTATGTGTATAAGTATTTTGCAGATAAATACCTGGAGGAATTACTCTGCATTTAATAAAACGACTATAATTATTGGAAGCTAACACTATGAATGACATAATTTACATTTACACGACCGTCCAATTATCAAACAAAGGAAGGATGTAACACATGCTTGTTGCTTTTCCTTGTATGCATGAATGAACCTTATAAATACATAATGATTCAGATATCAAATTTAGTGCGAACATTATAATTGTAGAAACAGATGAACTTAACGACAACGATGCAAACAAAAGTAAGAAAAACACGGATAACTTACCTGACTATACTGTAACATGGGTGACAATAGTTTATCCAATGAAGCCATCACTGCCgataatattttgaaggatGCCTTTAGCCAAAAGAAGCAGATTGCAGCTACTACGAAGGCAGATATATtagatttggaagaactgAAAGACTGGCAACGAAGGAAAAGAACAGAGTATGAGacagttttgaaaagaaataggTTAGACCTTCGTCAATGGATGAGGTATGCtcaatttgaatttgatcaGAAAGATATACGAAGAGCTAGGTCCATTTATGAACGCGCTCTTCTTGTTGATCATGGGTTTATTCCACTATGGATTCAATACATCGACAGTGAAATCAAATGGAAAAATATCAACCATGCAAGGAACTTGTTAGACAGAGCAACAAACGCTCTTCCTCGTGTTGATAAGCTCTGGTTCAAATATCTTTTATTGGAAGAATCTTTGGGAAATCAGGGTATTGTACGAGGCATTTATACAAGATGGTGTTCATTTGAACCTGGTCCCGATGCATGGGACTCCTTCATCGAGTTCGAAACAAGGTGcttgaattttgaaaatgtcaGGAACATTTACTCGAAGTTTGTTCTAGTCCATCCTCAAATAGATACCTGGTTGAAATGGGTTCGTTTTGAACAAACTCATGGAGATATATCATCCGTACGAACAGTGTTCTCATTCGCGCTAGACACACTCACAAGTTTCAGCGGAACACCACTGGTAGATATTGAACGAGTTATTGGTAGCTTCGCTTCCTGGGAAGCTTCTCAGGGAGAGTATGAACGATCTAGAACGTTATACCGACTAGCAGTTGAAAGATGGCCAATTTCTGAAGCATTAAAGGAACAGCAGATTCAGTTCGAGAAGAAGTTCGGCTCTTCGAAAAATATGGAGGACATAGTAATCGCTAAAAGGAAAGCCGAGTACGAGCAATATCTAAAATCAGATCCCTATCATTATTCTACTTGGTGGGTCTATATTGACCTGGTTGAGgaaaaatatcaagagCAATTGACATCAGCTTTCCAGTCGTTCATTGAATTGGCAAAGCCGAAGTCCCTGGTAAAGGATTCGAGCTGGAAGAGGTACATAAGAATCTGCGTACGATACTTGGTCTATCTAGAGCTCACCATTAATGATTTGCCTACGATACGCTCGGTTTATCAAGACATCCTCGACATCATTCCACATAAGAAGTTTACATTCGGTAAACTGTGGATAATGTATGCAGAATTCGAAATTAGGCAGAACAACTTGCTGAAAGCAAGAAAAATTCTGGGTGTGAGCTTAGGAAAGTCCCCCAAGCCAAAAGTGTTTAAATATTACATCAATTTGGAGATAAGGCTAAAAGAGTTTGATAGAGTGAGAAAGCTATACGAGAAATACATCGATTTCAATCCTAGTTCAGTGCAATCATGGTTGGATTATGCagaattagaagaaaatttAGGAGATGAAGATAGATCAAGAGGGATCTATGATATCTCCATGAGCAATAATGTTGGATTATCTGAATCGGACCAGCTGATTGTCATTCAGCGCTATATCGCTTTTGAAACTGATGCAGCAGAATATGAAAAGGCTAGAGAGTTGTACGAGAAGTATTTGATTTTGAGTAGATATGACGTGAACATATGGATAAACCAGGCGCTTTTCGAGAGCACTATTCCAACTGAGACCCAACTAATAGCCTATCAACAATCTCATCAAGACGGGAATTTTGACGACGATGGCGAAGAGGAGTTCAGTTTTGAAATTACACCTGAGAATAAGCATCACACCAGGGCTATTTTTGAGAAGGCaatttcatatttcaaagaacatAATGAAGATAAGAAACGCCAGCAAGTTTTACAATCTCTCCTGGAGTATGAGAAAGTTCATGGTAATCAAGAAACTTTGGAAAAGGTCAATGCTAGACAACCAAGTTTGGTTAGGGAAAAAGTTACTATCGATAACATTGAGCAAGAGTCATATAAATTGGATTTTCCGGACGATCGTGTTGCTCAACCTCCTATTGCTCGAAATCTTCTAGCTTTGGCAAAACAATGGGAGAAAAATTCCAGCTGATATGTAACTTTATATTCATATACAGATAATACAATTGTAGATTTAGAACACGCATTTAATCAGGTTGGCATATAGGCTATTGAGAAAAAATACGAATTGTATTAATTATTCGTTTCATTATCGGTAAAACTTTGTGGCAACTGGTTTGACGGTATCGAACTGGGTGTTGATATCGTAGAAGGGGTAAGCCCAGGTGCATTCATTGTCGGTACAGATCCTGGGGGCATTAATCCTGGAGGAACGTTGCCTGGTGCTGCTGCCAATCCTGGTGCTGCCAATCCTGGTGCTGCCAATCCTGGTGCTGCCAATCCTGGTGCTGCCAATCCTGGTGCTGCCAATCCTGGTGCTGCCAATCCTGGTGCTGCCATTCCTGGTGCTGCCATTCCTGGTGCTGCCATTCCGGGAGGAGATAAACCTGGGGGTGCCATTCCTGGAGTAGCAATATTTAAGTTTCCTTCAGTGATACCTATTCCAGACGTTGAATTTTCTGCAGCCAGAGATTCGGATCTGGctgaaacagaagaaggTGAACCTACAGAAGAGTTGGAGCCCGCTGTAGCAGTAATCCCATCACCTCCTAGTCCATCAATAGAAATTTGCATCATAGGGGTTAGTCTATGAGTATTTACGATAGTGCTTTGGTCGTGGATGTTAGATTCTgcatttttgaatcttttggCTGCGTCGGAAGCGACCTCTATTccaattctctttcttccGAATGTTTGTACATAGTTATCTTCTCTTAGTGTACCATTCAAAACAGCAAGCTCTCTCAACTGACCTCGCTTCAAATCATTTTGACCTTCAGGTGAAGTGATCGCCTTGACGACTATACTTTCACAGGCCTTGATTCCTAATGGTATTTTGTCCTCTACATCTGCAATAATGATGCAGTGCAATGGCTCATTCATATTCATTGCACCTTTCGGTAGGTCTGCAG
Proteins encoded in this window:
- the RUB1 gene encoding NEDD8 family protein RUB1 (similar to uniprot|Q03919 Saccharomyces cerevisiae YDR139C RUB1 Ubiquitin-like protein with similarity to mammalian NEDD8); the encoded protein is MQLKVKTLTGKEISVDVQSSETVYHIKELLEEKEGIPPSQQKLIFQGKQIDDNATIGSADLQDGSLLHLVLTLRGGC
- the CLF1 gene encoding Clf1p (similar to uniprot|Q12309 Saccharomyces cerevisiae YLR117C CLF1 essential splicesome assembly factor); protein product: MGDNSLSNEAITADNILKDAFSQKKQIAATTKADILDLEELKDWQRRKRTEYETVLKRNRLDLRQWMRYAQFEFDQKDIRRARSIYERALLVDHGFIPLWIQYIDSEIKWKNINHARNLLDRATNALPRVDKLWFKYLLLEESLGNQGIVRGIYTRWCSFEPGPDAWDSFIEFETRCLNFENVRNIYSKFVLVHPQIDTWLKWVRFEQTHGDISSVRTVFSFALDTLTSFSGTPLVDIERVIGSFASWEASQGEYERSRTLYRLAVERWPISEALKEQQIQFEKKFGSSKNMEDIVIAKRKAEYEQYLKSDPYHYSTWWVYIDLVEEKYQEQLTSAFQSFIELAKPKSLVKDSSWKRYIRICVRYLVYLELTINDLPTIRSVYQDILDIIPHKKFTFGKLWIMYAEFEIRQNNLLKARKILGVSLGKSPKPKVFKYYINLEIRLKEFDRVRKLYEKYIDFNPSSVQSWLDYAELEENLGDEDRSRGIYDISMSNNVGLSESDQLIVIQRYIAFETDAAEYEKARELYEKYLILSRYDVNIWINQALFESTIPTETQLIAYQQSHQDGNFDDDGEEEFSFEITPENKHHTRAIFEKAISYFKEHNEDKKRQQVLQSLLEYEKVHGNQETLEKVNARQPSLVREKVTIDNIEQESYKLDFPDDRVAQPPIARNLLALAKQWEKNSS
- the MSL5 gene encoding mRNA splicing protein MSL5 (some similarities with uniprot|Q12186 Saccharomyces cerevisiae YLR116W MSL5 Component of the commitment complex which defines the first step in the splicing pathway essential protein that interacts with Mud2p and Prp40p forming a bridge between the intron ends also involved in nuclear retention of pre-mRNA) → MERGRTDNQYDALWGAKARENAVFEQIGLPAVINGFLAPEHETAYQVMFRIAEITAKLRSNDLTPPSGRARSPSPPPVYDARGRRTNTKEQRYKRKLEEERHRLVEIALKMIPNFVTPDDYRRPTRFQDKYYIPTEDYPDINFVGLLLGPRGNTLKKLQQESGCKISIRGRGSVRSGKAAADLPKGAMNMNEPLHCIIIADVEDKIPLGIKACESIVVKAITSPEGQNDLKRGQLRELAVLNGTLREDNYVQTFGRKRIGIEVASDAAKRFKNAESNIHDQSTIVNTHRLTPMMQISIDGLGGDGITATAGSNSSVGSPSSVSARSESLAAENSTSGIGITEGNLNIATPGMAPPGLSPPGMAAPGMAAPGMAAPGLAAPGLAAPGLAAPGLAAPGLAAPGLAAPGLAAAPGNVPPGLMPPGSVPTMNAPGLTPSTISTPSSIPSNQLPQSFTDNETNN